A genomic segment from Streptomyces antibioticus encodes:
- a CDS encoding bifunctional transcriptional activator/DNA repair enzyme AdaA — MTELDSRYEAVRSRDARFDGEFFFAVTTTGIYCRPSCPAVTPKRPNVRFFATAAAAQGAGFRACRRCRPDAVPGSADWNVRADVVGRAMRLIGDGVVDREGVAGLAVRLGYSARQVQRQLTAELGAGPVALARAQRAHTARTLLQTTGLPVTEIAFASGFASVRQFNDTVRTVYAATPTELRAAVRGASRTATPASGIPLRLAHRGPYPAGPVFDLLAREAVPGVEEVSGPPGTRTYRRTLRLPYGTGIVAVDERAQDPGRATAVHPGGWLDARLSLTDPRDLTTAVQRLRRLFDLDADPYAVDERLGADPRLAPLVAARPGLRAPGAADPEEYAVRALVGSTGAAELVRAHGKALDAPAGTLTHLFPEPAALAAAPGPLGTLAAALADGAVRLDPGADRDDAQAALLALPGLDGRTVAAIRARALGDPDVAPPGTAVPDTWRPWRTYALHHLRAAEDLTS; from the coding sequence ATGACGGAGTTGGACAGCAGGTACGAGGCCGTGCGGAGTCGGGATGCTCGGTTCGACGGGGAGTTTTTCTTCGCGGTCACGACGACCGGGATCTACTGTCGGCCGAGCTGTCCCGCCGTGACGCCCAAGCGGCCGAACGTGCGGTTCTTCGCGACGGCCGCCGCCGCGCAGGGGGCGGGGTTCCGGGCCTGTCGGCGGTGTCGGCCGGACGCCGTTCCCGGGTCCGCCGACTGGAACGTGCGGGCCGATGTCGTGGGCCGGGCCATGCGGCTGATCGGGGACGGTGTCGTGGACCGGGAGGGCGTCGCCGGGCTCGCCGTGCGGCTCGGGTACAGCGCCCGCCAGGTGCAGCGGCAGCTCACCGCCGAACTGGGCGCCGGCCCCGTCGCGCTCGCCCGGGCCCAGCGCGCCCACACCGCGCGGACCCTGCTCCAGACCACCGGACTGCCGGTGACGGAGATCGCGTTCGCGTCCGGGTTCGCCAGCGTGCGCCAGTTCAACGACACCGTACGGACCGTGTACGCGGCCACCCCGACCGAGCTGCGGGCCGCCGTGCGCGGCGCATCGCGGACGGCCACCCCGGCCTCCGGCATCCCCCTGCGGCTGGCCCACCGCGGCCCCTACCCGGCCGGACCGGTGTTCGACCTGCTGGCCCGCGAGGCCGTGCCCGGCGTGGAGGAGGTGAGCGGTCCGCCCGGCACCCGCACCTACCGCCGTACGCTGCGCCTGCCGTACGGCACCGGGATCGTCGCCGTCGACGAGCGGGCCCAGGACCCGGGACGTGCCACGGCCGTGCACCCCGGCGGCTGGCTGGACGCCCGGCTGAGCCTCACCGACCCGCGCGACCTCACCACCGCCGTACAACGGCTGCGACGGCTGTTCGACCTGGACGCCGACCCGTACGCCGTCGACGAGCGGCTCGGCGCCGACCCCCGGCTCGCCCCGCTGGTCGCCGCCCGGCCCGGACTGCGCGCGCCGGGCGCCGCCGACCCGGAGGAGTACGCCGTCCGGGCCCTGGTGGGGTCCACCGGGGCCGCGGAACTCGTCCGCGCCCACGGCAAGGCCCTCGACGCGCCCGCCGGAACCCTCACCCACCTCTTCCCCGAACCGGCCGCCCTCGCCGCCGCCCCCGGACCCCTCGGCACCCTCGCGGCGGCGCTCGCCGACGGCGCCGTCCGCCTCGACCCCGGCGCCGACCGGGACGACGCCCAGGCCGCCCTGCTCGCCCTGCCGGGCCTTGACGGCCGTACCGTGGCGGCGATCCGGGCCCGCGCCCTCGGGGACCCCGACGTCGCACCGCCCGGCACCGCCGTCCCCGACACCTGGCGCCCCTGGCGCACCTACGCCCTTCACCATCTGCGCGCTGCGGAGGACCTCACCTCATGA
- a CDS encoding methylated-DNA--[protein]-cysteine S-methyltransferase, producing the protein MTMNMNMPELVYWTSVESPVGPLLLTADPDGALTSLSVPGQKGGRTVQDGWLQDPGPFRAAEEQLAAYFAAELKEFRLPLRARGTEFRERVWDALDALPYGATTTYGEIAARIGASRPAVRAVGGAIGANPLLILRPCHRVIGADGSLTGYAGGIERKTRLLALEGVLPMPPS; encoded by the coding sequence ATGACCATGAACATGAACATGCCCGAACTCGTCTACTGGACCAGCGTCGAGAGCCCCGTCGGGCCGCTGCTGCTCACCGCCGACCCCGACGGGGCCCTGACCTCCCTCTCCGTGCCGGGGCAGAAGGGCGGGCGGACCGTCCAGGACGGCTGGCTCCAGGACCCCGGGCCCTTCCGCGCCGCCGAGGAACAGCTCGCCGCCTACTTCGCCGCCGAGCTGAAGGAGTTCCGGCTGCCGCTGCGCGCCCGGGGCACCGAGTTCCGCGAGCGGGTGTGGGACGCCCTGGACGCCCTCCCCTACGGGGCGACCACGACGTACGGCGAGATCGCCGCCCGGATCGGCGCCTCCCGCCCCGCCGTCCGAGCCGTCGGCGGCGCGATCGGCGCCAACCCGCTGCTGATCCTGCGCCCCTGCCACCGGGTGATCGGCGCCGACGGCTCCCTCACCGGGTACGCGGGCGGGATCGAGCGCAAGACGCGGCTGCTCGCGCTGGAGGGCGTGCTGCCGATGCCGCCGTCATAG
- a CDS encoding DUF456 domain-containing protein translates to MGAWELLLVGVVILFGLCGVLVPGVPGSWLVWAAVLWWALKDPRPVAWGVLVGATVALLLCQVVRWALPPRRLREAGATPRMAVYAGVGAFLGFVLVPVVGAIPGFMGGVYLCERLRLGGHGEARAALRTAMRSGGWSVLAELFTCLLIAGAWAGAELWG, encoded by the coding sequence ATGGGAGCGTGGGAACTCCTGCTGGTCGGCGTGGTCATCCTGTTCGGCCTGTGCGGAGTGCTGGTGCCCGGGGTGCCGGGGTCGTGGCTGGTGTGGGCCGCGGTCCTGTGGTGGGCGCTGAAGGATCCGCGGCCGGTCGCCTGGGGGGTCCTGGTCGGTGCGACCGTCGCGCTGCTGCTGTGCCAGGTGGTGCGCTGGGCCCTGCCGCCGCGCCGGCTGCGGGAGGCGGGGGCGACCCCCCGGATGGCGGTGTACGCGGGGGTCGGGGCGTTCCTCGGTTTCGTGCTGGTGCCGGTGGTCGGCGCGATCCCCGGCTTCATGGGCGGTGTCTACCTCTGCGAACGTCTCCGTCTCGGCGGCCACGGCGAGGCGCGGGCGGCGCTGCGGACGGCGATGCGTTCGGGCGGCTGGAGCGTCCTCGCGGAACTGTTCACGTGTCTGCTGATCGCGGGCGCGTGGGCGGGGGCGGAGCTGTGGGGCTGA
- a CDS encoding helix-turn-helix transcriptional regulator → MLGAIGLDGTHETAYRALVALGAADVPDLARRLALGEHDTERALRRLERHGLAAQSSGRPGRWVAAPPGVALGALLTRRRHELEQAELAAALLAEEYRAAAAEPSVHDLVEVVTGAAAVTQRFLQIQLGASEEVCALVTGTPVAVTGVENEAEEQAARRGVRYRVVLERAVLDQPDGVTELTAALGRDERVRVVEKVPTKLVVADRALALVPLTGRSAEPAALVVHASGLLELLSGLFESVWRDGLPLRLGADGTVTERAPDGPDPVDLEILSLLLAGLTDASVAKQLDLGLRTVQRRVKGLMELTGVSTRLQLGWHAYERGWVAREHGDGGVRGQGPGAVPAPRS, encoded by the coding sequence ATGCTGGGGGCGATCGGGCTCGACGGAACGCACGAGACGGCGTACCGGGCGCTGGTGGCGCTGGGCGCCGCCGATGTGCCCGATCTCGCGCGCCGGTTGGCGCTCGGCGAGCACGACACCGAGCGCGCGCTGCGGCGGCTGGAGCGGCACGGACTCGCCGCGCAGTCCTCGGGCCGGCCCGGCCGCTGGGTCGCCGCACCGCCGGGTGTCGCGCTGGGCGCGCTGCTGACCCGGCGGCGGCACGAGCTGGAGCAGGCGGAGCTGGCGGCCGCGCTGCTCGCCGAGGAATACCGGGCGGCGGCGGCCGAGCCGTCCGTGCACGACCTGGTCGAGGTGGTGACGGGCGCCGCCGCCGTCACCCAGCGCTTCCTCCAGATCCAGCTCGGGGCGAGCGAGGAGGTGTGCGCGCTGGTCACGGGCACGCCGGTGGCGGTGACCGGGGTGGAGAACGAGGCGGAGGAGCAGGCCGCCCGGCGCGGGGTCCGCTACCGCGTCGTCCTGGAGCGGGCGGTGCTGGACCAGCCGGACGGGGTCACGGAGCTGACCGCGGCGCTCGGCCGGGACGAGCGGGTGCGGGTCGTGGAGAAGGTGCCGACGAAGCTGGTGGTGGCCGACCGCGCGCTCGCGCTGGTGCCGCTGACCGGCCGTTCGGCGGAGCCCGCCGCGCTGGTGGTGCACGCGAGCGGGCTGCTGGAGCTGCTGTCGGGTCTGTTCGAGTCGGTGTGGCGGGACGGTCTGCCGCTGCGGCTGGGCGCGGACGGCACCGTCACCGAGCGGGCGCCCGACGGCCCCGACCCCGTCGATCTGGAGATCCTCTCCCTGCTGCTGGCCGGGCTCACCGACGCGAGCGTGGCCAAGCAGCTCGACCTGGGCCTGCGGACCGTACAGCGCCGGGTGAAGGGCCTGATGGAGCTGACGGGAGTGTCGACCCGGCTCCAGCTCGGCTGGCACGCGTACGAGCGCGGCTGGGTGGCGCGGGAGCACGGGGACGGCGGGGTGCGCGGGCAGGGCCCGGGAGCGGTGCCTGCCCCAAGGTCTTGA
- a CDS encoding protein phosphatase 2C domain-containing protein, translating to MSQQGGRPTGHEDDWWGQLYDDSTADTGPAPTADSLDDRFASASGAVRPAGTAGERGDSGDARDTGDTGGGGDVSDVSDAVVSIPEPRAESGGPGDWWRTESGTATPPGPPPVTPPPVSPPPVAPTPAAPPPVVPAPRDRTGRGAGSGNWNGPVTGGPWEPPAPLPPGFAGHGTPTPPTASAPPTASTPPTAPAPPTTPAPPSAPPRPPAEPPSHPPTAVDLPLTPPPPDHAPEHAPEHAPETTPDTPLTPPPASLTRPPAYVGSGPPTYDAEPTALPAADPDDLDDLVPDTVLDGARYGACVLRAASVRGDSARYRGEPRRDALLTARFGTGDRALVLVAMATGARATPGAHRAAAEACRWIARAVGRSHVRLAEDIRAARRGDLKSGLHRLTDRSLGKLRAGAAEQGLEPEAYAATLRCLLLPADPDCRVRVFFGVGAGGLFRLRDGAWRDIEPQVGETAGGPVVGFGAPPAETPEGDRLTMDLGVTTAPDPYGQPPEPPREPFRFRASVARPGDTLLMCTGGLAEPLRGEPGLSAHLTGRWSDPTPPGLAAFLADTQVRVKGYADDRTAAAVWEA from the coding sequence ATGAGCCAGCAGGGGGGAAGGCCCACCGGTCACGAGGACGACTGGTGGGGGCAGCTTTACGACGACTCCACCGCGGACACGGGCCCTGCGCCCACCGCCGACTCCCTCGACGACCGATTCGCCTCGGCCTCGGGAGCGGTACGTCCCGCGGGTACGGCGGGGGAGCGGGGCGACTCGGGTGACGCGCGGGACACCGGGGACACCGGGGGCGGCGGTGACGTCAGTGACGTCAGTGACGCGGTCGTGTCGATCCCGGAGCCGCGTGCGGAGAGCGGCGGGCCGGGCGACTGGTGGCGGACGGAGAGCGGGACGGCCACGCCCCCGGGGCCACCACCCGTAACGCCTCCGCCCGTATCGCCTCCGCCCGTGGCACCCACGCCCGCGGCGCCCCCGCCCGTGGTGCCCGCGCCGCGCGACCGCACGGGGCGCGGCGCCGGAAGCGGGAACTGGAACGGCCCAGTGACCGGCGGGCCCTGGGAGCCACCCGCCCCCCTGCCCCCCGGCTTCGCCGGACACGGCACGCCCACGCCCCCAACGGCTTCCGCACCCCCAACGGCTTCCACGCCCCCAACGGCTCCCGCACCCCCGACCACCCCCGCACCCCCGTCGGCCCCACCCCGCCCCCCGGCCGAACCCCCCTCTCACCCACCCACCGCCGTAGACCTCCCCCTCACCCCACCGCCCCCGGACCACGCGCCCGAACACGCCCCTGAACACGCCCCCGAGACCACCCCCGACACCCCCCTCACCCCACCCCCCGCCTCCCTCACCCGCCCCCCGGCCTACGTCGGCTCCGGACCCCCCACCTACGACGCCGAACCCACCGCCCTGCCCGCCGCCGACCCGGACGACCTCGACGACCTGGTCCCCGACACCGTCCTGGACGGCGCCCGGTACGGGGCGTGCGTGCTGCGGGCCGCGTCGGTGCGCGGGGACTCCGCGCGGTACCGAGGCGAGCCGCGCCGCGACGCCCTGCTCACCGCCCGCTTCGGCACCGGCGACCGGGCCCTCGTCCTGGTCGCGATGGCGACCGGCGCCCGCGCGACCCCCGGCGCGCACCGGGCGGCCGCCGAGGCGTGCCGGTGGATCGCGCGGGCCGTCGGGCGCAGTCATGTCCGGCTCGCCGAGGACATCAGGGCCGCCCGGCGCGGCGACCTGAAGTCCGGACTGCACCGGCTCACCGACCGCAGCCTCGGCAAACTCCGCGCCGGCGCCGCCGAACAGGGCCTGGAGCCCGAGGCGTACGCGGCCACCCTGCGCTGTCTGCTGCTGCCCGCCGACCCCGACTGCCGGGTCCGGGTCTTCTTCGGGGTCGGCGCCGGCGGACTGTTCCGGCTGCGCGACGGCGCCTGGCGGGACATCGAGCCGCAGGTGGGCGAGACCGCGGGCGGGCCGGTCGTCGGCTTCGGGGCGCCGCCCGCCGAGACCCCCGAGGGCGACCGGCTCACCATGGACCTCGGTGTCACCACCGCGCCCGACCCCTACGGGCAGCCGCCCGAGCCGCCCCGCGAACCCTTCCGGTTCCGGGCGTCCGTGGCCCGGCCGGGCGACACGCTCCTGATGTGCACCGGCGGCCTCGCCGAACCGCTGCGCGGCGAGCCCGGACTCTCCGCACACCTCACGGGACGCTGGTCGGACCCCACCCCGCCCGGCCTCGCCGCGTTCCTCGCCGACACCCAGGTCAGGGTGAAGGGCTACGCCGACGACCGTACGGCGGCGGCCGTCTGGGAGGCGTAA
- a CDS encoding pyruvate dehydrogenase: MAKQNVAEQFVDILARAGVRRLYGVVGDSLNPVVDAVRRHSGIDWVHVRHEETAAFAAGAEAQITGRLAACAGSCGPGNLHLINGLYDAHRSMAPVLALASQIPSAEIGLGYFQETHPDQLFRECSHYSELISNPKQMPRLLHTAIQNAIGRGGVSVVSLPGDIASEPAPDRPVETALVTTRPTVRPGDAEIDALVRMIDEADRVTLFCGSGTAGAHAEVMELAGKIKSPVGHALRGKEWIQYDNPYDVGMSGLLGYGAAYEATHECELLILLGTDFPYNAFLPDDVRIAQVDVRPEHLGRRSKLDLAVWGDVRETLRCLVPRVRPKDDRRFLDRMLRKHANALEGVVKAYTRKVEKHVPLHPEYVASVLDELADDDAVFTVDTGMCNVWAARYLTPNGRRRVIGSFSHGSMANALPMAIGAQFTDRRRQVVSMSGDGGFTMLMGDFLTLAQYDLPVKVVLFNNSSLSMVELEMLVAGLPSYGTTNKNPDFAAVARACGVFGLRVEKPKQLAGALKSAFRHKGPALVDVVTDPNALSIPPKISAGMVTGFALSASKMVLDGGVGRMLQMARSNLRNVPRP, from the coding sequence ATGGCCAAGCAGAACGTCGCCGAACAGTTCGTGGACATCCTCGCCCGCGCCGGGGTCCGGCGCCTGTACGGCGTCGTCGGGGACAGCCTCAACCCCGTCGTCGACGCGGTGCGCCGCCACTCGGGGATCGACTGGGTCCACGTCCGCCACGAGGAGACCGCCGCCTTCGCGGCCGGCGCGGAGGCCCAGATCACCGGCCGGCTCGCGGCCTGCGCCGGCTCCTGCGGACCCGGCAACCTGCACCTCATCAACGGCCTCTACGACGCCCACCGCTCGATGGCCCCGGTGCTGGCCCTCGCCTCACAGATCCCGTCCGCCGAGATCGGCCTCGGATACTTCCAGGAGACCCACCCCGACCAGCTCTTCCGCGAGTGCAGCCACTACAGCGAGCTGATCTCCAACCCGAAGCAGATGCCGCGCCTGCTGCACACCGCCATCCAGAACGCCATCGGCCGCGGCGGTGTCAGCGTGGTCTCCCTGCCCGGCGACATCGCCTCCGAACCCGCCCCCGACCGGCCGGTGGAGACCGCGCTCGTGACGACCCGGCCCACCGTGCGCCCCGGCGACGCCGAGATCGACGCCCTGGTCCGGATGATCGACGAGGCCGACCGCGTCACCCTCTTCTGCGGCAGCGGCACGGCCGGCGCGCACGCCGAGGTCATGGAACTCGCCGGGAAGATCAAGTCCCCGGTGGGCCACGCCCTGCGCGGCAAGGAGTGGATCCAGTACGACAACCCGTACGACGTCGGGATGAGCGGTCTCCTCGGCTACGGCGCCGCCTACGAGGCCACCCACGAGTGCGAGCTGCTGATCCTGCTGGGCACCGACTTCCCGTACAACGCCTTCCTGCCCGACGACGTGCGGATCGCCCAGGTCGACGTACGGCCCGAACACCTCGGCCGGCGCTCGAAGCTGGACCTCGCGGTGTGGGGCGACGTCCGCGAGACCCTGCGCTGTCTCGTCCCGCGGGTACGGCCCAAGGACGACCGGCGCTTCCTCGACCGGATGCTGAGGAAGCACGCGAACGCGCTGGAGGGGGTGGTGAAGGCGTACACCCGCAAGGTCGAGAAGCATGTCCCGCTGCATCCCGAGTACGTGGCCTCCGTCCTCGACGAACTCGCCGACGACGACGCCGTGTTCACGGTGGACACCGGGATGTGCAATGTCTGGGCCGCTCGCTATCTCACCCCCAACGGCCGCCGCAGGGTGATCGGTTCGTTCTCCCACGGCTCCATGGCCAACGCGCTGCCCATGGCGATCGGCGCCCAGTTCACCGACCGCCGCCGCCAGGTCGTGTCGATGTCCGGCGACGGCGGCTTCACCATGCTGATGGGCGACTTCCTCACCCTGGCGCAGTACGACCTGCCGGTGAAGGTCGTTCTCTTCAACAACTCCTCGCTGAGCATGGTCGAGTTGGAGATGCTGGTCGCCGGACTGCCGTCCTACGGCACCACCAACAAGAACCCCGACTTCGCCGCCGTCGCCCGCGCCTGCGGTGTCTTCGGCCTGCGCGTCGAGAAGCCCAAGCAGCTCGCGGGCGCGCTGAAGAGCGCCTTCCGGCACAAGGGCCCGGCCCTGGTCGACGTCGTCACCGACCCCAACGCCCTGTCCATCCCGCCGAAGATCAGCGCCGGGATGGTCACCGGCTTCGCGCTGTCCGCCTCCAAGATGGTCCTGGACGGCGGAGTGGGCCGCATGCTCCAGATGGCCCGCTCCAACCTCCGCAACGTGCCCCGCCCTTGA
- a CDS encoding helix-turn-helix domain-containing protein — MSSDEDVAEFAALLTELKARTERSYGSLARRLGMNTSTLHRYCAGEAVPQDFAPVERLAEFCGATPEERLELHRRWLRAVAARQARARGAEAGGEETAAAEAAAAPEAPAEVESVPQGMPHGVPQDADSVPVATPWYRRRRGSVLLGVACALLATVGTLSALPADRPSNHPSAAGTGAAAGRGPAATATAGTADPASSSPTSGASPSASGSAGTSPGPQGSSGTTPSATPVPSSGSGSGSGSGSGVPLTWTADSQVWALGCGHDYVVDRPPSRVPPPPAAQDAGAWAAAQGAVHGRETNVQITVQGRSSTAVVLTALRVRVVGRATPLAGTAYAMDQGCGGSITPRSFAVDLDKDRPVARSVPGSDAGTPIPAVRMPYRVSAEDPEVLLVTARTKTCACDWFLELDWSSQGRTGTVRIDDRGRPFRTTGIEGLSRYMYDTGERRWRPYV, encoded by the coding sequence GTGTCGAGCGATGAGGACGTCGCGGAGTTCGCGGCGCTGCTGACGGAACTGAAGGCGCGGACGGAGCGCAGCTACGGCTCCCTCGCGCGCCGGCTGGGCATGAACACCTCCACGCTGCACCGGTACTGCGCGGGGGAGGCCGTACCGCAGGACTTCGCGCCCGTGGAACGGCTGGCCGAGTTCTGCGGGGCGACCCCCGAGGAACGTCTCGAACTGCACCGCCGCTGGCTGCGCGCGGTGGCGGCACGTCAGGCGCGGGCGCGCGGGGCGGAGGCGGGGGGCGAGGAGACGGCGGCTGCGGAGGCCGCGGCGGCGCCGGAAGCTCCGGCCGAGGTGGAGAGCGTGCCCCAAGGCATGCCCCACGGCGTGCCTCAGGACGCCGACTCCGTCCCCGTGGCCACCCCTTGGTACCGCCGCCGTCGCGGCTCCGTCCTCCTCGGGGTCGCCTGCGCGCTGCTCGCCACGGTCGGCACGCTCTCCGCGCTGCCCGCCGACCGTCCCTCGAACCACCCGTCGGCCGCCGGTACGGGCGCCGCCGCCGGACGCGGCCCCGCCGCCACGGCGACGGCCGGGACGGCGGACCCGGCCTCCTCCTCCCCCACGTCGGGCGCCTCGCCGTCGGCCTCCGGCTCGGCCGGAACCTCACCGGGCCCCCAGGGGTCGTCCGGGACCACCCCGAGCGCGACCCCCGTCCCCTCCTCGGGGTCGGGGTCGGGCTCGGGGTCGGGGTCGGGGGTTCCGCTCACCTGGACCGCGGACTCCCAGGTGTGGGCGCTCGGCTGCGGTCACGACTACGTGGTCGACCGGCCGCCGTCCCGGGTCCCGCCGCCCCCGGCCGCGCAGGACGCCGGGGCCTGGGCGGCGGCGCAGGGCGCGGTGCACGGGCGGGAGACCAACGTGCAGATCACGGTGCAGGGGCGCAGCTCCACGGCGGTCGTCCTGACGGCGCTGCGGGTCCGGGTGGTCGGCCGCGCCACGCCCCTGGCCGGTACGGCGTACGCCATGGACCAGGGGTGCGGCGGCTCGATCACGCCCCGGTCCTTCGCCGTCGACCTGGACAAGGACCGCCCGGTCGCCCGCTCGGTCCCCGGCAGCGATGCGGGCACCCCGATCCCGGCGGTGCGGATGCCCTACCGGGTCTCGGCCGAGGACCCCGAGGTACTGCTGGTCACGGCCCGCACCAAGACCTGCGCCTGCGACTGGTTCCTCGAACTCGACTGGTCCTCCCAGGGCCGCACCGGCACGGTCCGGATCGACGACCGCGGCCGCCCGTTCCGCACCACCGGCATCGAGGGCCTGTCCCGGTACATGTACGACACCGGCGAACGCCGTTGGCGGCCGTACGTCTGA